Proteins encoded together in one Aurantiacibacter aquimixticola window:
- the secB gene encoding protein-export chaperone SecB, with protein sequence MADDNDVLTDLDNMPPPGNGADNQPVAGIVSQYVKDLSVENPKAPESFRWREQPEMDVQFNIGAREIEAELSEVELKVTATSKTSQGTAYIVDLSYCGLVGMRNMPEEQKHAFTYAEAPRLLFPYARRVISDAVRDAGFAPLVLDPIDFNGLYVQQLAQKRAAEAAEGGPAPAGDTPGGEG encoded by the coding sequence ATGGCCGACGACAACGACGTTCTCACCGATCTCGACAATATGCCGCCTCCGGGCAATGGCGCGGACAACCAGCCGGTGGCCGGCATCGTCTCCCAATATGTGAAGGATCTTTCGGTCGAGAACCCGAAGGCGCCCGAAAGCTTCCGCTGGCGCGAACAGCCGGAAATGGACGTGCAGTTCAATATCGGCGCGCGCGAGATCGAGGCCGAGCTTTCCGAAGTCGAACTGAAAGTGACGGCAACCAGCAAGACGTCGCAGGGCACGGCCTACATCGTCGACCTGTCCTATTGCGGCCTTGTCGGCATGCGCAACATGCCCGAGGAACAGAAGCACGCCTTTACGTATGCAGAAGCGCCGCGCCTTCTCTTCCCCTATGCGCGCCGGGTGATTTCGGACGCCGTTCGCGATGCGGGCTTTGCGCCGCTGGTGCTCGATCCGATCGATTTCAACGGCCTCTATGTCCAGCAGCTGGCACAGAAGCGGGCGGCGGAAGCGGCAGAGGGCGGCCCGGCGCCGGCAGGCGACACCCCCGGCGGCGAAGGCTGA
- the murJ gene encoding murein biosynthesis integral membrane protein MurJ, whose translation MSLLRHVGTIGGLTMVSRIAGMAREMIFSRVLGANAVTDAWFQAFIIPNVFRRLFAEGAFSAAFVPMFSKRLHGEGGIDDARTFSDDVLSVFLPVLIALCAVMMLAMPLIIRVLGDGDAPPADFAMEVDFARIMFPYILLVSLVTLFTGMLNSVSRFAPGASFPIILNLVLIASLVFGDYAMAELGWSTRQVGYTQAWAVTVGGVIQLVWLFVWTRVEGFRPKLLWPRITPEVKRLSIIALPAAIGGGAYQINTLVQLYFLNQLDSGSISYMNYADRLNQLPLGIIGIALSTAILPTLSKFVGANNKEGTDRIQSDAIELAMLLTIPAAAALAICAVPFVTMIFQGGAFSLDQAELTGQVLGALVLGLPAYVLVKVLVPNFYARSDTRTPVYAAFISLVVFVAMNLLLLERFGVVGVAFASVIGAWINVGYLYIILAKRRYYTIPLALVGRIARQLVAAAAMGAALWYARDLLTGWYDAGLLARAGALIVLVGCAAAVYFGVAFAIGAIDRQRIATLTKKREPTAS comes from the coding sequence ATGAGCCTGCTCAGACATGTCGGAACGATCGGCGGGCTGACCATGGTCAGCCGTATCGCCGGCATGGCGCGCGAGATGATCTTCTCTCGCGTGCTCGGCGCGAACGCCGTCACCGATGCGTGGTTCCAGGCGTTCATAATCCCCAACGTCTTCCGCCGCCTGTTTGCCGAAGGTGCTTTCAGCGCGGCATTCGTGCCGATGTTTTCAAAGCGCCTGCACGGCGAAGGCGGCATCGACGACGCGCGCACTTTCTCGGATGACGTATTGAGCGTCTTCCTGCCGGTGCTGATTGCCCTTTGCGCCGTAATGATGCTGGCCATGCCGCTTATCATCCGCGTTCTGGGCGATGGCGATGCGCCGCCCGCCGATTTCGCTATGGAAGTCGATTTCGCGCGGATCATGTTTCCCTACATTCTCCTGGTCAGCCTCGTCACCCTGTTCACAGGAATGCTCAATTCGGTGAGCCGCTTCGCGCCGGGCGCGAGCTTTCCCATCATTCTCAATCTCGTCTTGATCGCATCCTTGGTGTTCGGAGATTACGCGATGGCCGAACTGGGATGGTCGACACGGCAGGTGGGCTATACCCAGGCGTGGGCGGTGACGGTCGGGGGCGTCATCCAGCTGGTCTGGCTCTTCGTCTGGACGCGAGTCGAGGGGTTTCGCCCGAAGCTGCTCTGGCCGCGCATCACGCCGGAGGTGAAGCGCCTTTCCATAATCGCGCTGCCCGCCGCCATTGGCGGAGGGGCGTATCAGATCAACACGCTGGTGCAGCTCTATTTTCTCAATCAGCTCGACAGTGGATCGATAAGCTACATGAATTATGCCGACCGGCTCAATCAGCTGCCGCTCGGCATTATCGGAATTGCTCTGTCGACCGCAATCCTGCCGACGCTCAGCAAGTTCGTGGGGGCAAACAACAAGGAGGGGACGGATCGCATTCAGTCGGACGCGATAGAACTGGCCATGCTGCTCACCATTCCTGCCGCTGCGGCTCTGGCGATCTGCGCGGTACCTTTCGTCACCATGATCTTCCAGGGGGGCGCCTTCTCGCTCGACCAGGCGGAACTGACCGGGCAAGTGCTCGGCGCGCTGGTGCTCGGCTTGCCCGCCTATGTGCTGGTCAAGGTGCTGGTGCCAAATTTCTACGCCCGCTCGGACACGCGCACGCCCGTCTATGCGGCCTTTATCTCGCTCGTCGTTTTCGTGGCGATGAACTTGCTGCTGCTCGAACGCTTCGGCGTCGTCGGCGTCGCCTTCGCCAGCGTGATCGGCGCGTGGATCAATGTCGGGTATCTCTACATCATACTGGCGAAGCGCCGGTACTACACCATCCCGCTGGCGCTGGTCGGGCGGATTGCAAGACAGCTGGTCGCCGCCGCCGCGATGGGCGCCGCCTTGTGGTACGCGCGCGATCTGCTTACGGGCTGGTACGATGCCGGCCTGCTCGCGCGGGCTGGCGCGCTGATCGTCCTCGTAGGATGCGCAGCGGCCGTCTATTTCGGCGTCGCTTTTGCAATCGGCGCGATCGACAGGCAGCGCATCGCCACCCTCACGAAGAAAAGAGAGCCCACCGCGTCATGA
- the trpS gene encoding tryptophan--tRNA ligase, which translates to MIVVSGIQPTGKPHLGNYLGAIRNYVKLQDEAHAGGGKCFIFLADLHALSMPHEPAELHASTLEMVATLVACGLDPANTTLFNQAQVPQHAELQWLLMGTARMGWLNRMTQWKDKAGKNREGQSVALFSYPVLQAADVLLYQATHVPVGEDQKQHLELARDIAQKFNNDFASEDAPVFTLPEPYIPEAAARIMSLRDGTRKMSKSEPSDMSRINLTDDADEMAQKFRKARTDPEPLPSEMAGLDDRAEASNLVTIYAALAETSPDAVLGEHGGKGFGEFKPALADLAISVLGPIRDRFVELKQDRESLDAILARGAAQARDAGAPTLDAAYNALGLVRG; encoded by the coding sequence ATGATCGTCGTTTCCGGCATCCAGCCCACCGGCAAGCCGCATCTCGGCAATTATCTCGGCGCGATCCGCAATTACGTGAAATTGCAGGACGAAGCGCATGCGGGCGGCGGCAAGTGCTTCATCTTCCTTGCCGACCTGCACGCGCTTTCCATGCCGCATGAGCCTGCCGAACTGCACGCCAGCACGCTGGAAATGGTCGCCACGCTGGTCGCCTGCGGGCTCGATCCGGCCAATACGACGCTCTTCAACCAGGCGCAGGTGCCGCAGCACGCAGAGCTGCAATGGCTGCTGATGGGGACGGCGCGGATGGGCTGGCTGAACCGTATGACGCAGTGGAAGGACAAGGCGGGCAAGAACCGCGAGGGCCAGTCGGTCGCGCTGTTCTCCTACCCGGTGCTGCAGGCCGCCGATGTGCTGCTTTACCAGGCAACGCACGTGCCTGTCGGCGAGGATCAGAAGCAGCATCTGGAGCTGGCGCGCGACATCGCGCAGAAGTTCAACAACGATTTCGCTTCCGAAGACGCCCCGGTGTTCACCCTGCCCGAGCCCTATATCCCCGAAGCGGCGGCGCGGATCATGTCTCTGCGCGACGGCACGCGAAAGATGTCCAAGTCGGAACCTTCGGATATGAGCCGCATCAACCTGACCGATGATGCCGATGAGATGGCGCAAAAGTTCCGCAAGGCCCGCACCGATCCCGAACCGCTGCCCAGCGAAATGGCGGGCCTGGATGACCGTGCAGAGGCGAGCAATCTCGTCACGATCTATGCCGCGCTGGCCGAGACATCGCCCGATGCCGTGCTCGGCGAGCATGGCGGCAAGGGTTTCGGTGAGTTCAAACCTGCCCTGGCCGATCTCGCCATATCGGTGCTCGGCCCGATCCGCGATCGCTTCGTCGAGCTGAAACAAGATCGCGAGTCGCTCGACGCTATTCTGGCGCGCGGCGCGGCACAGGCGCGGGATGCGGGTGCGCCCACGCTCGATGCAGCATACAACGCGCTGGGCCTCGTGCGCGGCTGA
- a CDS encoding DUF4136 domain-containing protein, with the protein MTVTTKLKKAAKLAAIPALALGLSACATPAFKADVSRFESQLPAPQGESFYVLADDPALAGGLEFSLYADHVESEMAQLGYVQAATPEDATLLVRFDYGVDNGRERVRSTGFRSDPFYRPWYGYSRPVAYRDRRGRTRIAYLPSRAWGYGWHDPFFGGSDIRSYTVYTSNIGLKIDRASTGERLFEGRAEAASRSDRLQYLVPNLVEAMFTDFPGNSGETVRISVAPEETTARR; encoded by the coding sequence ATGACCGTAACCACCAAGCTCAAGAAGGCCGCGAAGCTTGCCGCGATTCCCGCGCTTGCTCTGGGCCTGTCCGCCTGCGCGACGCCCGCTTTCAAGGCCGATGTGTCGCGTTTCGAAAGCCAGCTCCCCGCGCCGCAGGGCGAAAGCTTCTACGTTCTGGCCGACGATCCGGCGCTTGCCGGCGGCCTCGAATTCTCGCTTTATGCCGATCACGTCGAATCCGAAATGGCGCAGCTGGGCTATGTCCAGGCCGCCACGCCGGAAGATGCCACCCTTCTGGTGCGCTTCGATTACGGCGTTGACAATGGCCGTGAGCGCGTGCGCTCGACCGGCTTTCGCAGCGACCCTTTCTATCGCCCGTGGTACGGGTATTCGCGCCCGGTCGCTTATCGCGATCGCCGCGGACGCACCCGCATCGCCTATCTGCCGTCGCGGGCGTGGGGCTATGGCTGGCACGATCCGTTCTTCGGCGGATCGGACATTCGCAGCTACACGGTCTATACCAGCAATATCGGCCTGAAGATCGACCGCGCTTCTACAGGTGAGCGCCTGTTCGAGGGTCGTGCGGAAGCCGCTTCGCGCTCGGACCGGCTGCAGTATCTTGTGCCGAACCTGGTTGAAGCGATGTTCACCGATTTCCCGGGCAATTCGGGCGAAACCGTGCGCATCTCGGTCGCTCCGGAAGAGACCACCGCGCGCCGCTGA
- the dut gene encoding dUTP diphosphatase, which yields MLEPQAVRVPVRIKRLEHADGLALPSYATSGAAGMDVLSAEDVTIPPSGRHAVPTGFALAIPDGYEVQVRPRSGLALKHGITLPNTPGTIDSDYRGELKVILINHGDEPFAIARGDRIAQLVLAPVTLANWDEVEELDATDRGAGGFGSTGGHAKL from the coding sequence ATGCTTGAACCACAAGCGGTTCGCGTCCCCGTCCGTATCAAGCGCCTCGAACACGCTGACGGGCTGGCCCTGCCGAGTTACGCAACATCCGGCGCGGCCGGGATGGACGTGCTGAGCGCCGAGGACGTGACGATCCCGCCATCGGGCCGCCACGCCGTACCCACCGGCTTCGCGCTCGCCATCCCGGATGGATACGAGGTGCAGGTGCGGCCACGCTCCGGCCTCGCACTGAAGCATGGCATCACGCTGCCCAACACTCCCGGCACGATCGACAGCGACTACCGCGGCGAGCTGAAGGTCATTCTCATCAATCACGGTGACGAGCCCTTCGCCATCGCGCGCGGTGACCGGATCGCGCAACTCGTCCTCGCGCCCGTCACTCTTGCGAATTGGGACGAGGTGGAGGAGCTGGATGCCACCGATCGCGGCGCTGGCGGCTTCGGCTCGACAGGCGGCCACGCTAAGCTCTAG
- a CDS encoding bifunctional phosphopantothenoylcysteine decarboxylase/phosphopantothenate synthase, which translates to MLHERIEPESEGNATNPRILLVVGGGIAAYKSCELVRLIRKGGADVTCVLTEGGAQFVTPMALAALSGNQVHTTLWDLKDEAEIGHIQLSRDADLVVVCPATANMLAKMAAGIADDLATTMLLATNRPVMAVPAMNVKMWQHEATERNVAKLREDGIRVMEPDMGDMACGEFGPGRLPEPEAVWLEIAEALGLDAGAASADIAAYLARRNNDGEWHEEEAEDDGSAGGGGLSGLLSSIIPRTAAKPVEDDDDEFADMELPEGIVEGPELPEPDLTGAEHLFAKKGSASAAPPTDREAINHEVNARQRAPQPFEGEDAAAPVNPGQAGEARPQISLAQDEEEFDPLAGQPGFADDIEHRPLYGKHVLVTAGPTHEPIDPVRYLANRSSGKQGYAIAAAAAAAGAQVTLVSGPVHLATPLGVDRVDVGSAQEMSDAVRAAMPADVAIMVAAVADWRPRDFKGEKMKKRGSAPPALILSENPDILASVAASADRPDLLIGFAAETNDVVENARKKRKSKGVDWIVANDVSGPPDDSVMGGDDNKVHLVREGKVEHWDAMTKQDVAMKLVTQIAERLTEDA; encoded by the coding sequence GTGCTGCACGAGCGCATAGAACCGGAATCGGAGGGTAACGCGACCAATCCCCGCATCCTGCTTGTCGTGGGCGGCGGCATCGCTGCCTACAAATCCTGCGAGCTCGTTCGTCTGATCAGGAAAGGCGGCGCCGACGTCACCTGCGTGCTGACGGAAGGGGGCGCGCAATTCGTGACGCCGATGGCGCTCGCCGCGCTGTCCGGAAATCAGGTCCACACCACGCTGTGGGATCTGAAGGACGAGGCCGAGATCGGCCATATCCAGCTTTCGCGCGACGCCGATCTGGTCGTCGTCTGCCCGGCCACGGCCAATATGCTCGCCAAGATGGCAGCAGGCATTGCGGACGATCTGGCGACCACCATGTTGCTTGCCACCAACCGGCCCGTCATGGCCGTGCCCGCGATGAACGTGAAGATGTGGCAGCACGAAGCGACGGAGCGCAACGTTGCCAAGCTGCGCGAAGACGGAATCCGGGTGATGGAGCCCGACATGGGCGACATGGCCTGCGGTGAATTCGGCCCCGGCCGCCTGCCCGAACCCGAAGCCGTGTGGCTCGAAATCGCCGAGGCGCTAGGCCTGGATGCAGGCGCCGCAAGCGCGGACATTGCTGCCTATCTCGCGCGCCGCAACAATGACGGCGAATGGCACGAGGAAGAAGCGGAGGACGACGGCTCTGCCGGAGGCGGCGGGCTGAGCGGTCTGCTATCCTCCATCATTCCGCGCACCGCGGCCAAGCCGGTCGAGGACGATGACGACGAATTCGCCGATATGGAATTGCCCGAAGGCATCGTCGAAGGGCCCGAACTGCCCGAGCCGGACCTGACCGGCGCGGAGCATCTCTTTGCCAAGAAAGGCAGCGCCAGCGCCGCACCGCCGACCGATCGCGAGGCTATCAATCACGAAGTCAATGCGCGCCAGCGGGCGCCCCAGCCATTCGAGGGCGAGGATGCCGCAGCGCCGGTCAATCCGGGCCAGGCAGGGGAGGCGCGCCCGCAAATCTCGCTGGCGCAGGACGAAGAGGAATTCGATCCGCTTGCCGGCCAGCCGGGCTTTGCCGACGATATCGAGCACCGCCCGCTTTACGGCAAGCATGTGCTCGTCACTGCCGGGCCAACGCATGAGCCGATCGATCCGGTGCGCTATCTCGCCAACCGTTCGAGCGGCAAGCAGGGATACGCCATCGCCGCCGCTGCCGCCGCTGCGGGCGCGCAGGTCACACTCGTCTCCGGCCCGGTGCATCTGGCCACTCCGCTCGGGGTCGATCGGGTGGATGTCGGCAGCGCGCAGGAAATGTCCGATGCCGTGCGCGCCGCGATGCCCGCCGATGTGGCCATCATGGTCGCTGCCGTCGCCGATTGGCGTCCGCGCGATTTCAAGGGCGAGAAGATGAAGAAGCGCGGCAGCGCGCCGCCCGCGCTCATCCTGTCCGAAAACCCCGATATCCTGGCCAGCGTCGCCGCCAGCGCGGATCGGCCGGACCTGCTGATCGGCTTCGCCGCCGAAACGAACGATGTGGTCGAAAACGCCCGCAAGAAGCGCAAGAGCAAGGGCGTGGACTGGATCGTCGCCAACGATGTGTCTGGCCCACCCGACGACAGCGTGATGGGTGGGGATGACAACAAGGTCCACCTTGTCCGCGAAGGCAAGGTCGAGCACTGGGACGCGATGACCAAGCAGGATGTCGCGATGAAGCTTGTCACCCAGATCGCCGAAAGGCTGACCGAGGATGCTTGA
- the ubiB gene encoding 2-polyprenylphenol 6-hydroxylase translates to MTRPSTHIWRLLKWGRTLARHGALRGIERDPNTPVPVQRLVRLARFGTIQPKEPDYAGAFRAIGPAAIKLGQTLATRPDLVGEDAAHNLLSLQDSLPPVDYALIEDQLARTFERPVDELFTEIDPVPVGAASIAQVHRAITTEGREVAIKVLRPGVREKFARDIATYEWAAAHLEALGGEASRLRPRLVIANFKRWTNSELDLRREAASASELAEAMRGIDRYRIPDIDWDRTNGKIMTIEWIDGVKISDRGALIAAGHDLPDLARRLVIAFLTQAISGGFFHADMHQGNLFVKADGTIVAIDFGIMGRIDRRARQWLAEILYGLITGDYKRVAEIHFEAQYVPSYHSVDEFATALRAVGEPMRGKPVSELSVGQMLDGLFAITRDFDMQTQPHLLLLQKTMVMVEGIATQLDPSINMWETSAPYVRSWIRDELGPEAAIADRIREDVGTLLRLPDLVRRIESRFPPEGGAPEPPPLPDVELVWERRRREGRGWLGYIAAALGGAALVYGGVLTGWLG, encoded by the coding sequence GTGACGCGCCCCTCCACGCATATCTGGCGGCTCCTGAAATGGGGCCGGACCCTCGCGCGCCACGGGGCGCTGCGCGGGATCGAGCGTGATCCCAACACGCCCGTGCCGGTGCAGCGGCTGGTGCGGCTGGCGCGCTTCGGCACGATCCAGCCTAAGGAGCCCGATTATGCCGGGGCCTTTCGCGCCATCGGCCCGGCGGCCATCAAGCTTGGCCAGACGCTGGCGACGCGGCCCGATCTCGTCGGCGAGGATGCGGCGCACAATCTCCTCAGCCTGCAGGACAGCCTGCCACCGGTCGATTACGCCCTGATCGAGGATCAGCTCGCCCGTACGTTCGAGCGGCCTGTGGACGAGCTCTTCACCGAAATCGATCCCGTGCCCGTCGGCGCTGCCAGCATCGCCCAGGTCCATCGCGCCATCACCACCGAAGGCCGCGAAGTGGCGATCAAGGTGCTGCGTCCCGGCGTGCGCGAGAAATTCGCGCGCGACATCGCGACGTATGAATGGGCCGCGGCGCATCTGGAAGCGCTGGGCGGTGAAGCATCGCGGCTGCGCCCGCGCCTTGTCATCGCCAATTTCAAGCGCTGGACGAATAGCGAGCTCGATCTTCGCCGCGAGGCTGCCTCGGCTTCCGAACTGGCCGAGGCGATGCGCGGCATCGACCGATATCGCATTCCCGATATCGATTGGGATCGCACCAACGGCAAGATCATGACCATCGAGTGGATCGATGGCGTCAAGATTTCCGACCGCGGGGCGCTGATTGCCGCCGGCCACGATCTGCCCGATCTCGCCCGCCGCCTGGTAATCGCATTCCTTACGCAGGCGATCAGCGGCGGGTTTTTCCATGCCGACATGCATCAGGGTAATCTGTTCGTGAAAGCGGACGGGACGATCGTCGCCATTGATTTCGGCATAATGGGCCGGATCGACCGCCGGGCGCGGCAATGGCTGGCGGAAATTCTCTATGGCCTGATCACTGGCGACTACAAGCGGGTCGCGGAAATTCACTTCGAAGCGCAATATGTGCCGAGCTATCACTCGGTCGACGAATTCGCGACGGCGCTGCGCGCTGTTGGCGAGCCGATGCGCGGGAAGCCGGTGAGCGAATTGAGCGTCGGGCAGATGCTCGACGGATTATTCGCGATCACCCGCGATTTCGACATGCAGACCCAGCCGCATCTTCTGCTGCTGCAGAAAACGATGGTGATGGTCGAAGGCATCGCCACCCAGCTCGATCCGTCGATCAATATGTGGGAAACCAGCGCGCCCTATGTCCGCAGCTGGATCCGCGACGAGCTTGGACCCGAAGCGGCGATCGCGGACCGGATCCGCGAGGATGTCGGCACGCTGCTGCGCCTGCCCGACCTGGTGCGCCGGATAGAAAGCCGCTTTCCGCCCGAAGGCGGCGCGCCCGAGCCACCCCCATTGCCCGATGTCGAGCTGGTGTGGGAACGCCGTCGCCGCGAAGGGCGCGGATGGCTTGGTTATATCGCTGCCGCACTGGGCGGCGCTGCGCTTGTCTATGGCGGTGTCCTTACCGGCTGGCTCGGCTGA
- a CDS encoding class I SAM-dependent methyltransferase, which translates to MSDTVSFGYEDVAPEEKTARVSGVFSNVASKYDIMNDAMSGGMHRLWKDQFVRRVKPQPDEAILDMAGGTGDIAFRMAERGAEVVVADINQDMLDVGIERAMDRGLDGLSWSQQNAETLTYPDRQFDAYTIVFGIRNVTYIDKALREAHRVLKYGGRFYCMEFSTTEWGGFKEVYDLYSHKIMPQIGKAVANDEESYRYLAESIRRFPKPAEFERMTREAGFARTKVEPILGGAVAIHSGWKI; encoded by the coding sequence ATGAGCGATACAGTCAGTTTCGGCTACGAAGACGTCGCCCCGGAAGAGAAGACCGCGCGCGTGAGCGGCGTGTTTTCCAACGTGGCGAGCAAATACGATATCATGAACGATGCGATGTCGGGCGGCATGCATCGGCTCTGGAAGGACCAGTTCGTGCGGCGCGTAAAACCGCAGCCGGACGAGGCAATCCTGGATATGGCCGGCGGCACGGGCGACATCGCCTTCCGCATGGCGGAGCGCGGGGCGGAAGTTGTCGTCGCCGATATCAATCAGGACATGCTCGATGTCGGTATCGAGCGGGCGATGGATCGCGGTCTCGATGGGCTATCGTGGTCGCAGCAGAATGCGGAGACGCTGACCTATCCCGATCGTCAGTTCGATGCCTACACCATCGTCTTCGGCATCCGGAACGTGACCTATATCGACAAGGCCCTTCGCGAAGCGCACCGCGTGTTGAAATATGGCGGCCGGTTCTATTGCATGGAATTCAGCACCACCGAGTGGGGTGGGTTCAAGGAAGTCTACGACCTTTATTCGCACAAGATCATGCCGCAGATCGGCAAGGCGGTTGCGAATGACGAGGAAAGCTACCGCTATCTGGCGGAAAGCATTCGCCGCTTCCCGAAACCGGCCGAATTCGAGCGGATGACCCGGGAGGCCGGCTTCGCCCGCACGAAGGTCGAGCCGATTCTGGGCGGCGCCGTCGCCATCCATTCGGGATGGAAGATATAG
- the mutM gene encoding bifunctional DNA-formamidopyrimidine glycosylase/DNA-(apurinic or apyrimidinic site) lyase, producing MPELPEVETTVRGLARFLEGERVERLLLNRPDMRFPFPPNLRQAMTGARITGLGRRAKYGLLHTDRDTTMIFHLGMSGRWRIDPETDEKHDHLVIETAGNRFALNDPRRFGYVDLVDTVALDAWPAFAMMGPEPLGDALDADHLRRAIRGRKQAIKLLLLDQKIVAGLGNIYVCEALFMAGIHPRKAGGRVYRPALERLVPAIRAVLEQSIRDGGSSLRDYARPDGELGYFATRFQVYGREGEPCLRCDDGVIRRVVQGGRSTWFCPACQG from the coding sequence ATGCCCGAGCTTCCAGAAGTCGAAACCACCGTACGCGGGCTGGCGCGCTTTCTCGAAGGGGAGCGGGTCGAGCGCCTGTTGCTCAACCGGCCAGACATGCGGTTCCCTTTTCCGCCGAACCTGCGCCAGGCGATGACGGGCGCACGCATCACAGGTCTCGGTCGCCGCGCGAAATACGGCCTGCTTCACACCGATCGCGACACGACGATGATCTTCCATCTCGGCATGAGCGGTCGCTGGCGGATCGATCCCGAGACAGACGAAAAGCACGATCATCTCGTCATCGAAACCGCGGGCAATCGCTTCGCGCTCAACGATCCGCGCCGCTTCGGCTATGTCGATCTGGTGGACACGGTCGCGCTGGACGCCTGGCCGGCCTTTGCGATGATGGGGCCGGAGCCGCTCGGCGACGCGCTCGACGCCGACCATCTTCGCCGCGCCATCCGGGGCCGCAAGCAGGCGATCAAGCTGTTGCTGCTCGACCAGAAAATCGTCGCCGGCCTTGGCAATATCTATGTGTGCGAGGCTCTGTTCATGGCCGGAATTCATCCGCGCAAGGCCGGCGGCCGCGTCTATCGCCCCGCCCTGGAACGGCTGGTGCCCGCCATCCGCGCCGTGCTCGAACAGTCCATCCGCGATGGCGGCTCGAGCTTGCGCGATTACGCCCGGCCCGATGGCGAACTCGGCTATTTCGCCACGCGCTTCCAGGTCTATGGCCGCGAGGGCGAACCCTGCCTGCGCTGCGATGACGGAGTCATCCGACGCGTGGTCCAGGGCGGGCGGAGCACCTGGTTCTGTCCGGCGTGTCAGGGGTAG
- the rpsT gene encoding 30S ribosomal protein S20 codes for MANTPQAKKRIRRNNNRAEINGARISRIRTQVKKVETAVAEGDKKAATAALKDAQPEIAKGVAKGVLHKNTAARKMSRLSKRVAAL; via the coding sequence ATGGCCAATACGCCGCAAGCCAAGAAGCGCATTCGTCGCAACAACAACCGTGCCGAGATCAATGGCGCGCGCATCAGCCGCATCCGCACGCAGGTGAAGAAGGTCGAAACGGCCGTTGCCGAAGGCGACAAGAAGGCCGCGACGGCCGCTCTCAAGGATGCGCAGCCCGAAATCGCGAAGGGCGTCGCCAAGGGCGTGCTCCACAAGAACACCGCGGCTCGCAAGATGAGCCGGTTGAGCAAGCGGGTCGCCGCGCTCTGA